The nucleotide sequence AAAGGAAAACACAACCTGCAGCCTGCTTTTTTTTGACGGCAGGCCCATCGGCATCACACTGCCTTATTTCGTTGAATTAAAAATTGTATTCTCGGAACCATGGGCCAAGGGCGACACTGCGGCGGGCAGCACCAAACCCGTAACCCTTGAAACCGGTTTTACCATTCAGGTACCTCCTTTTATAAATCAAGGCGAAAAGATCCGTGTGGATACCCGAACCGGCAACTATGTTGAGCGCGTCAAATAGAAAAAATCTTTTTGATGGGATTGCCATATGAAAACAAATAGCAAAGACTTCATAATCCCCCCGGCAACACCTGGGCCCCAGGAAATGGGGCTGAATCCATTAACCCTTTCATTTTCCAGGGAACTTGAAGCATCCTTCCAGGATAAATATTATCTTGATTCTCTGAAAGTGGTGCGGTTCTCCCTGCTGGCTGGAATTTTTTTCTATGGGATTTTTGGCATCCTCGACGCGGAACTGGTGCCGCAAATGAAAAACAGACTCTGGGCCATCCGCTTTTTCATCGTTTGCCCCAGCCTGTTGGGTGTCATCCTGTTTTCTTTTTTCGCGCAATTCCGGAATTATCTTCAATTTCTTCTGGCGGCCAGCATGATCATCGCCGGATCCGCCATCATCGTGATGATTTCAATCATACCGCCGCCCGCCAATTATTCCTACTATGCCGGCCTGATTCTCGTGTTTATGTGGGGGTATGCGTTTACCCGCGTTCGTTTTATCTGGGCCACCCTGGCCGGGTGGTTTATTGTGCTGTTCTATGAAATCGTGGCCATCTGGATCAACCAGACGCCGCTGCCGATTCTGATGAACAACAATTTTTTCTTTATCACTGCCAATGTGATCGGCATGGGGGTCTGTTATTCCATTGAATATTATACCCGCAGGGATTTCTTTCTGGTGTATCTGCTGGAGAGTGAACAGGAAAAGATAACGGCGGCAAACCGCAAGCTGGAAAGGCGGGTTAAGGAGCGCACCGCCCAACTGGAAATGACCAACACGGAGCTCAGAGAAGAAATTGAAGAACGCAAGCGAATCGAACAGGATCGCAAACAGCTTGAAACCAAGCTTATACAGGCGCAGAAAATGGAAGCCATCGGCACGTTGGCCGGAGGCATTGCCCATGACTTTAACAATTTGCTCATGGGGGTCCAGGGAAATGCTTCCCTGGCGCTATTGGATATTAAAGCGGTCGATCCGATTTATCGGAAATTACGGAATATCGAGCAGTATGTTATCAGGGGATCGGAACTGACACACCAGTTACTGGGTTTTGCCAGGGGCGGGAAATATATGATCCAGCCCACAGACCTGAATGATCTCATCGAAAAAAACTCAAAAATGTTTAGCTCCACCCGAAAGGAAATCATCATCACTGCCGATTACGAGGAACAGATTTGGACTGTCGAAGTCGATCAGGGCCAGATTGAGCAGGTCCTTTTAAACCTGTTTGTAAATGCCTGGCAGGCCATGCCCGGAGGCGGGTGTATTCATATTCAAACCCGGAATATACCCATGAACAGCCGCCTTCTAAAAGATTTAACATTTGAATTAAAACCCGGCGATTATGTGGAGACAAGTGTGAGCGACACCGGTATCGGCATGGATGCAGCGACCCAGCAAAGAATTTTCGATCCTTTTTTTACAACCAGGGAAATCGGCAGGGGGTCCGGTCTGGG is from Desulfobacterales bacterium and encodes:
- a CDS encoding response regulator, which gives rise to MKTNSKDFIIPPATPGPQEMGLNPLTLSFSRELEASFQDKYYLDSLKVVRFSLLAGIFFYGIFGILDAELVPQMKNRLWAIRFFIVCPSLLGVILFSFFAQFRNYLQFLLAASMIIAGSAIIVMISIIPPPANYSYYAGLILVFMWGYAFTRVRFIWATLAGWFIVLFYEIVAIWINQTPLPILMNNNFFFITANVIGMGVCYSIEYYTRRDFFLVYLLESEQEKITAANRKLERRVKERTAQLEMTNTELREEIEERKRIEQDRKQLETKLIQAQKMEAIGTLAGGIAHDFNNLLMGVQGNASLALLDIKAVDPIYRKLRNIEQYVIRGSELTHQLLGFARGGKYMIQPTDLNDLIEKNSKMFSSTRKEIIITADYEEQIWTVEVDQGQIEQVLLNLFVNAWQAMPGGGCIHIQTRNIPMNSRLLKDLTFELKPGDYVETSVSDTGIGMDAATQQRIFDPFFTTREIGRGSGLGLASAYGIVKGHDGFILVHSEKNKGTTFKFYLPRSDKKALKEEEVAATALLKGDETVLLVDDEEMVLEVGGEMLESLGYKTIIARNGKEAFAIFQNNSKAINLVILDMIMPEMGGGEVFDALKSLSPDVRVLLSSGYSTEGQAGEILRRGCAGFIQKPFNIHRLSREIRKVLDDDC